In Sphingobacteriaceae bacterium, the genomic stretch CCGGATGGAAAGCAACGGGCTTGGAAGCCCGGCAACGGTGCATCGGTGCGGAAAGGACGGTCGTCGTGTCCACCACCACCCAGGACCGCATTCTGGCCCAACTGCAGAAGGCGGGAGGCCGGTTCCTGTCGGGTGAGGAGATGGCCGCCCGGCTGGGCATCAGCCGCAACGCCGTCTGGAAGGCCGTCACCGCCCTGCGGGAGCGGGGCTACACCATCGGGGCGGTGCCCCGCCGGGGCTACCGGCTGGCGGCGGCACCCGATAGGCCTTTCGCCGCCGAGGTGCTGCGGGATCTTCCGGGCCCCATGGCCTGGCAGGTGGAGTACATGGCCACCGTCGCCTCCACCAACGACGAAGCCCGCCGCCGGGCCCAGGAAGGCGCCCCCGAGGGGCTGGTGGTGGTGGCCGAAGAGCAGACGGGCGGTCGGGGCCGGCGGGGCCGCTCCTGGCTGTCGCCGCCGGGCCTGGGCATCTGGTGCTCCCTGGTGCTGCGGCCGCCCTTGGCGCCCAGGGAAGTGCTGCCCCTGGGCCTGCTGACGGCGGCGGCCGCCCGGGCCGCCCTGGCGGCGGAAACGGGCCTCCCCGCGGCCATCAAGTGGCCCAACGATCTGGTGTTGCCCGACGGCCTGAAGCTGGGCGGCATCCTCATAGAAATGGGCGCCGAGGCGGAGCGGGTCCATTACGTCATTGCCGGCATCGGCATCAACGTCAACCAGCAGGCGGAAGATTTCCCCGGGCCCCTGGCCGCCACGGCCACATCCCTGCGGCTGGCCCTGGGCCGGCCGGTGCCCCGGGTGCCCTTGCTCCGGTGCCTGCTGGTGGAATTGGCCCGGCGCTACCAAGCCGCTTTGGCCCAAGGCTTCGGGCCCGTGCTGGACGAGGTGCGCAACCACTGCATCACCTTGGGCCAATGGGTGCGGGTGGAGTCCGACGGCCGGCCGTGGCACGGCCGGGCCTTGGACCT encodes the following:
- a CDS encoding biotin--[acetyl-CoA-carboxylase] ligase — translated: MEARQRCIGAERTVVVSTTTQDRILAQLQKAGGRFLSGEEMAARLGISRNAVWKAVTALRERGYTIGAVPRRGYRLAAAPDRPFAAEVLRDLPGPMAWQVEYMATVASTNDEARRRAQEGAPEGLVVVAEEQTGGRGRRGRSWLSPPGLGIWCSLVLRPPLAPREVLPLGLLTAAAARAALAAETGLPAAIKWPNDLVLPDGLKLGGILIEMGAEAERVHYVIAGIGINVNQQAEDFPGPLAATATSLRLALGRPVPRVPLLRCLLVELARRYQAALAQGFGPVLDEVRNHCITLGQWVRVESDGRPWHGRALDLTVDGALLVLPEKAAEPVTLYAGDVSIRPAPGGGR